The stretch of DNA TCTCTGACCTGGTCCGACGAGTGGATGACACCTTGCGCCTGCACAAGACCTCAGCACTGGAAGCCGGCGCCGTGATCTTGGACCTGCGCTAAACGGCGCGTCCTCGATGCCCCTTGCTGATGACCTGTCTCGCGCGGTCGCGGCGATCCTGGCCAAGCCGTTCAGCCAACGCGTGGGCCGAGTGGTGCCCACCACCCATGACGTCGGCTTCGGCGAAGCCGTCAAAGTCAAAGCCACGTTCCTGTACGCCGACCTCAAAGACAGCTCTGGCCTGGTCAAAGCCTGCCAGGCAGCCACCGTCGGCAAGGTCCTTCGCGTCTACCTCGACGCGGCAGCCCGCCTCGTGAAGCGCAACGGGGGAGAGATTAGAAGCTTCGACGGCGACCGCATCATGGCGATCTACATCGGTCCTGGCGCAGCGAATCGATCAGTGCAGACAGCGCTGCAGCTCAAGTGGGCCTGCGAGAACCTCCTGCAGCCACAGCTGGAGAAGCGGTTCGTGGCAATCCCGAAAGCCAAGTGGAAGGTCCAGCCAGCCACCGGCATCGCTACCGGAGAAGCACTGATGGTGCGTGGTGGGGTGCGCCGCCACAGCGACCTGGTCTCTGTGGGCTTGGCCCCCAACCTTGCCGCCAAGCTCAGCGACATCCGCAGCCCCGCGGCCCACCTGAAGATCGACGGCCCCACCCACTACCTGCTCACCCCTCCGTTGTCTGGGGAGCGTTCAGCGATCCGCTGGACGCGCCCCAGACCGATGGCCATGGCAGGCGTACAACACCCGTACTACGCCACCACCGCCATGCAGGCCCTGTGATGCCCCGTCTGCTGAGCGCCGTAACGAGTCTTCGCTCCCGCCTCGCGCGCCGCACTCCTCCACCGCTAGAGCCAGCGCCCCAGGCAGGTGACCCCACACCGGACGCACCGGACGCACCGGACGCACCGGACGCACCGGACGCCGTCGACAGTGCCTGGAAGATCCACGCGGCAGTGGCTGACTGGACCGGGCGCGTCGATGCGAAGGCCTCCTTCGCCCTTGCAGCCGAGAGCGCCGCCATTGGTGTCGTCCTGAAGCTGAGAGAGGCCCCAGGTCCGTACTCCGGCCTCCCAGACGGACCGGCGGAGTGGCTGTACTGGGCTGGCATCGCATGCCTGAGCGCAGCGATCCTTTGTGCGCTGCTGGTGGTCAGGCCACGCCTGCGCGCCCGGCACCTACGTGCCGAAGCTCCGGAGAACTTCTTGTACTTCGGGCACCTGCGTTACTGGGAGCCGGACGCCTTGCAGCGCAAACTCACCGACCAGAGCATGCTGGCGCCGCTGTGCACCAACATCATCAACGCCAGCAAGGTCGCCTGGGTGAAGCACCGCTGCGTACAGGCGTCGCTCACCCTGACGGTGCCTGCGAGCGGGTTCCTCGTCGCCGCAGCACTCCTTGACACCTGAGCAGGCGCCTCGTGGGCGGTCGATCACCCAGTGCGAACGGGTCATGCACAGCAAGTGCAGCAGCGCTACAGGTTGCGCCGTGGTGAGCCGATGGAGCGAACACCGCTAGACTTCTGAAGTACTTCAGAGGAAGGTGAACGCCATGACCACCACCCTGCCGCTCAGTCGCCTGGTGCAGCACCCCACCGAGGTGGCGACCCTGGTGGCCGAGCAGGACATCGTGCTGGACCGGCGCAACGCCGAGGACCTGTACCTGTCCACCGTGGAGCGCCACGAGCAGGAGAGTCAGGGCCTGCGCATCACCACCAGCGCTCTGGCCGCCCTGGCGCGCGTGCGCCCGGACCTGGCAGGCGATGCCCTCAGCGAGACCCTGCCGTGGATGGTGTGGCTGCCTGTGGACGAGAAGACCGCGTGCCTGCAGGAGCTGCTGGACAACCTGCGCGCCGGCGCTGAGACCAGCCAGCTGCGCCCGTTCTTCCTCAACCTCGCTGCCTGGCGCTCCACCGCCATCACCTGGAGCGACCCCGACCTGGCCGCCATGCTGCTGGCCGGCCACGACGGTGACGGGATGAGCGAAGAGGACTCCCTGGTCGCCCAGCCCGCGACGTAAGCCCCCCGAAACCGCTCTGATCGAAGCTGCACGACCGCCGGTAGGTGTCCGTCGGTCGGTTTGAAGATCGGAGATCAGCATGACTCGAGGAGCACCGGTCCCGCACCCGTCGGGCTGGCAGATGCGCTTTGCCAACCGCAAGGCCAGCGTCGGATGGGCCAGTGTGGTCGCGCAGGCGAGTTCGAACGCCGCCACGGCGTGGGGACAGATCCTCACCACCCCCCGCCACATCAGCGAGCGCCAGCATCCCTTGAAGGGGAAGTTGGCGCAGGGCGCCTACGAGGGCCAGACGCTGGAGCGTTGGCAGTACGAGGTCACCGGTGGCGGGCGGCTGTGGTATCTGATCGACGACCAGGCCAAGACGATCTGGCTGGAGATGGCCAGCACCTCTCACCCCAAGGCCACCGACCGCCGTCGTTGACGCAGGGGAGCGATCGAAGGCCTGGACGAACCCTCCGGTTCACACATCCGGTCATTCGCCTCCTCCAAGGGAGGAGGCGAATGACCACCCCCTTGCCTCACCAGTGCCCCGTAGAGCGCACCAGTACGAAGCACAACCACCGGGCGGGGTATCCGGGCATCGCTTGCAAGAGGGGGAGTCGCACTACCGCGCGGAGCCCGATGAGCGGTCCTCTAGCGATACACCCTCCCGCGCGGGTGAGGCAGCCACCACCTCACCCGCGGACGCCCTGTTCGCACGTCCTCATGGCCGCTCTCGTCATCGTCGCGGTGGCGAGCAGCTCGCGGGTCGCGCGGCGCAGATCCCCGGCAACCTCCTCGAGGCGAAAGCCGACGAGGCGGCGGCGATCATCGACGTCGGCGTCGCGCTCGGCGCGCGAGGTCGACGCGTTCGGCCAGGTGCTCGGCCTCGACGGCGAGCTCGCAGGCCCGGGCCGGGGTGAGCCAGGGCCGGCTCATGCCCGTGTCCCGGGGGAGCCGGCTGGCACTCCATCCAGGCGGTCGCCTGGACTGCGACGTCGAGGGAGGCCAGCGCGGATCGGACGGCGGCGTCGACGTCGGTCCAGGTGGTGTTGCTGGCGTCGGTGCTCATGCGCAGGCGGCGTGTGGCGTGCAGGTGCTCGAGCACCTCGGCCGCCTCCTGCAGCCGCTGCCGGCAGTCGTCGGCGCTCTCCAGCTCATGCGAAGCCATGGGGTCCTCCTGCTGCTCAGGCGAGGAATCTGCCTCCGCATCAAGGGAGGCCAGGTAGACCCATCGTGGCGTAAATACTTTGATACGCAAATAAGTAACTACTTACTACTCCGCATGTCGCTCTCGACGCGCAGACGGACCCGCTCAGCCAGGGCCGGGTCGGCCAGCAGCTCACGGATCAGCGCACGGATGACCTTCACGCGGTTGAACCGGGTGAAGCCCGACGCTCGGGCCGCCGTGCGCATCCAGTCGTCGAGCGAGTCGTACAGCGCCTGGGCGAGGTCGACGCTGAGCCGGACCATCGTCCCGCCCTCCTCGCGCTGCATCGGCGCCGCCGCGGGAGCCTTGTCCTGCTCCGGCGACACTTCGTCGATCACCGCCGAGGTCGGAGGAGGGATGACCTGCCCGCCCTCCCGCATCGCCCGCAGTCGGGCGCTCTTGTCGGCCGCGGTCTTGTCGGCTCGTGTGGCCATTAGCCCTGCCCCTCCAGTAGCTCGATCATGGCGTCGCCGTAGGCGGTGTCGGTCGCCCTGGTGATGTTGTCCCCAGCGGCTTGGGCGAAGAGCTCCAGGCGACCCACCTGCGCGCGCAGACACCACCAGCCGTCCGCACGGATCTGCTCGCGCCAGGCGGCGGTCGAACCGGCATTGGCCACGGTCCGGGTCAACAGGACGGCGGCAGGCACTGGCGCGTAGGTGCGTTGGGTGGCATAGCGCATGCCGCCGGCCTGGTCGAGCGTCTCGCGCACCGCGGCCAGGCGGCCGTACTCCAGTGGCGTCGGAGCGGTCGGCACCACGGCGAGGGTCGCCACCCGCAACGCCGAGACCACCACGTGGGCCCGATCTGCCAGAGGCGGGGTGTCGATGACGACGGCATCGACCTCGGGCGGCAGGTGGTCGTGCAGCTGCTCGTGCAGGCGCGGGGTCGCCATCGGCAGCACGAGGAAAGGGAAGGGCTCGGGGGCTGAGCGGCTCCAGTCCGCAGAGGACGCCTGGGGGTCGGCGTCGACCAGGGCCACCGTGTAGCCGGACTCATGTAGGACGTGGGCGAGGAAGACCGCCGAAGTGGTCTTGGAGGTGCCGCCCTTGAGGTTCAGGACTGGCATCACCAGCCGGCTGGGCTGCTCACTGCGCACGCGCGAAGCATGGCAGTAGGTAAGTAGAGACGTCAATAAGTACCTACGTGACAGCGTGCCTACGTAATTACCCAAAAACGTATTTACTTACTTACGTAACGACCGGATCCGCTCTGGAGGACCACGAGTCGTCCACTCAGCACGAACGGTATGGGCGCTTGGTCAGCGGCTGGGTCCGGAGCCCCGGGATGGCCCTGGAGGTTGGCGCCAGGGGCCCGGCTGACCTGCCCCGGGGTGGTGGCCGCGGGCGCGGTCCAGTGCCTGTTGCAGCGGTGACGGCGGCGCGTGCTGTGCCTGCTCGACCTCCCAGGCGGTGAGCTGACCGGTTGCTCGCTGCTCACGCACCGCGGCCTGCGCGGCGACCTGCCCGGTGCGGTCGGCTTCGGCCTGGGCAGCGGTGACCTGCTGACGAGCGGCTCCCACGGCGCCCTCGGCGTGGGTCATCCGCGCCCGCCCCGCCACCTCCCGCGCCTGGGCGTCCTCCTGCGCGCGCTGTGCCTCGAGCAGGACCGCGGCACGTTGCGCTGCGGCGGTGGGCCGTCCCCCGAGCACCGCCCATGGTGCGGCCAGCTGCTCACGGGCTCGCCGTGCCGCCGACAGCTCCTGTCCGGCCGCGATCGCTGTGGCGACCGCGACCGCAGTGCGCTCAACCTCGCGTGCCAGCTGCTGCCAGTCCGCGCTCGCTTCACGGTGGGAGCGGCTGGCCACCTCCAGGGCTCGTCGTGCTGCTTCCAGCGCCGACAGCGCGCCGCGGTGGGAGCTCTGGGCGGTGATGCGGTCGCGGGTGAGCTGTTGACGGTGGGCCACCACCGCGTGGTGCTCGACCAGGAGGCGTTCCCGCTGGGACTGCTCCCCTAGCCCGTGAGCCGGGTTCTGGGTCGGCGTCTGCCCCGGCTTCGATCCTGTCTCCCGCACTGGCTCAGGCACCGGGCCCTGGCCTTCCTTCAGGGCCACCCCGATAGCGGGCTTGCCCGACGGCTGCTCACCGGGCTGGGTCAGCAGTGCGCTGGTCGCCGCCCAGGTGTAGTCCTTGCCCAGCTGAGAGCCCTTGAAGAACACCTGCGTCCCGCCGGCATCCACGTGACCGTCCAGGCCGTAGGAGTACCCCGAGACCCGTCCGGTGGAGGCCACGTTGGCCCGGAACAGCACCCCCGAGCGGGTCAAGTGCTCCTCGAACCCCTCCCGGCCTCTGCCGCTGGCGGCGGCCAGCGCAGTCGCGGTCCCCACCAGCTCCCGCAGCCGCTCCCGCTCACCGCCACCCAGCAGCTGCCTCGAACCTTCAGAGCTCCCGTCTCGCCCCGGCGCAGCGGCCCGATCGGCGGTCTGGGCAGCCAGGCGCTGCCCGCGTTCGCGTTCCCCATGGCTGATCTGCGGACGCGCCCGGTCATACCGGGCCGAGGCATCGATCAGCTGGTGGGCGACCTCGATGCTGCGGCAGGCGGTCTGGGCCTTGGTGAAGTCATGCGACAGCGAGGCGACCGTGCCCGCCCAGGAGACCCGGGAGACGGTGAGATGGATGTGGTCCTCCCCGTGGCGGGTCGCCGTCCACGGGTGCTCGGTCAATCCCATCGCGCTGATGTAGCCGGTGGCGATCTGTCCCCACTCGCCATCGGAGAGCACCCGGTCCTGCGGGGCCGCGCGCAAGCTGGTGCGCCAGATCCCCTTGACCACCCCCGGACGGGCGGCGACGGTCTCATCGATCATCACCGCTTGGTCCTGCCAGCGGCCGGGCACGTTGCCGGCCACGGTGCGGGCGTTGACGTGCTCCTCACGCCGCCCGGGGCCGAAGTCGTAGGCCAGCGCCGCGCGGGCCGAGGACCCGCGCGTGATCCGCGGGATCATTCCCGCCTCACCGCTCCTCAGCCCTGCCTGAGCGCTGCAGCCACTGTGCCCGCTCGCGCAGGCTCATCGCCTCCCAGCCCGCCGGCCGCCGGTCCTCCTCGGCCGCCGAGGAAGACCCAGCAGAAGACCGTTCAGCGGACACCTCAGAGGAGACCGGCACCTCAGAGCCACCGTCAGTGCCAGAGCCGCTGTCAGTGCCACCGTCAGGGCTCGCGTCGACGTCAGCCTCGACGTCGGGCCCGGTGGCGGGCTCAACGCGGCGCCGGGGGCGGCTGACCCATGGATCCACCGGCTCAAGGGGCCCGTCAGGCTGACCGGCTTGCTCGACCGGCTCCACCACGGGCTCGGCGGGCTCGGCGGGCTCGAAGACGCGCCGGCCCCGCACCGCCCGCGCCGCCGCCACCACCTGCGCCACCGCCTCACCCACTCCCGGCGCCAGCGCCTCGTTCTGGTGGGAGTACCGCGTCAGCTGGTTGAGGTTGTTCGCCGCCCCCACCAGCGCCTCATACGCCGCCGCGTTCACCGCCGGCACCACCGGGACGTCACCAGCCCGCGACCCCGCCACCCCCGCAGTCCCCAGTCCTTCAGCGTCCAAGACCACCGCGCGCACCCACGCGCCCATCTCCGCCCGGCCCGATGCGTCACGGCGGGCTTCCCACGCTGCCCACTCCGCATCCGAGACCCGCACCGAGATCGTCCGCTTCCGCGTCACCCCCGGGGTGCCCCGCACCATCGCCGACCCCTCCGCTCTGTCGCCGTACCGCCTACGCGCCCCGCCCTTCCGGGCGGCCCTCAAGGGCCGTCCCGACCGGCCCGTAGGGCCGGTACTCCCGGGGCGAGCGCAGCGAGCTCGGGACGAGAAGGCATAAGCGAAGCGCAATGCCATATCTCGCTCTCCCACGCTGGTACCGACACCCTAGGCCGGCGGGTGGGCGGGCTGGAACCCCTGATGGGCGCCCAGCGCCCATCAGGGGTAACCGCAGGTTCGAGACGACCGGCGCCCCAGCGCCGGGCGCGCCTGCCAGGGCGAAGGACGGCAGGCGGTGCTCGACGCGCCGCCAGGCGCCGTCGGCACCCCCACCGGCTGCAGCCCGGACCTCGAATCTCAGAGGCGGTCCAGGACGACGCGACAGCAGCGGGCACACGCGCAAGAACCCCACCTGGGCAGGTTGGGCGTTCCTGACGTGCGGGAGTGGCGCGGTGAGATCCCTACGACGCTTAGGCTTGGGGTCGATTGGGTATAGACCAGGTGAAGCACACGATGGGCCACCGGGGTGGGATGTGTGCTCAACGGTTCGCAACATGCAAGGCTGTGGGACCTACAAGGGGGGCTAGCTTGCAGACCATCGACGTCAACCGGGTCGACCGAAGCCTGGAGCTGGCGATTCGCGACCCCAAGGCGTACTTCGAGTGGGTCGGCCAGGAAGCCCGCCGCAACGCTGATGCGGTCTCTGCTGCTGCTGACCGTCGGCTGGGTCGACGCACAGGGCGGCTTACGGGATCCTCGTCTCGATCGTAAGGCGACCTCTTACCCGGACGAGCCGCCACAGAACAGACGCGTACGCGCTGCCTCGCTTCTGACCATTGGTAACAGACGGACCTGGCTCTTGCCTTTGACCCTGCTTAGTGACCAGCAGAGCGGCAGGCAAGCCGTTGGTAAACCGTCACTGTCAGAGCACAACCTGACATGTCAAGCTTGCGCTATGAGGATGCGTTCAGGTTCTTGCTGAGTGCGGCTGCCAACAGCCGGCCAAAGGCTTCCACGGTCTCCCAATCCAGCCTGGCTTGCTGGTCATCGGCGCCAAGCACAAACGTGTTGGGATCTGACACGTCCAAGGTCAACATCCCATGCACGCGGTGCGTGCCATCAGGCCTTTGAGCTAGCACGGGAACCGAGACCCACCCGGAGTACGCCTTGGAGGTGTTCCACCCCGGGGGAGGGGAGCCCGGCATTCCCAGCACCCACTGTCGGACCTGGTTCGCCTTGACGGCCGCCAACGCTTCCCTGCCCTCAGGGGTACTTGAGTCGAACACTTTGTCAGGAACAGGCCCTCGACCAGCATGGGAGTTCTCGGGAACCAGTCGGTCTCCAGCGGGGCTGGAGACAAACTTGTAGAAGATCGCACGAGCATTCAAAGAGCCACCATAGATGTCGACCAATCCATTCAGGACGATCGACTTTACCACTCCACGTAACTCGAACCGGGCTTGATTGTTAGTTGCGGCGCTGGACATCGATGCGAGCCGAGAGAGCGCATGAGCGATAGGCGTCAGAGAACCGATGATGCGGGTATGGCGCTCAAGGACTGCCGCCGCTTTTGCGCTCTCAAGATCTTCACTGATTAGACGGCTTTGCCGAGACTCCCAAGCGCCCATGGCGGTAGGAGCTACAAGGGCTAGGATAGTCAAGAGCACGCCTACCACCTGCAGGGACGTCTGCCGGGGGAGCCTTAAGGACGTCCAGGTAGCCTTAGGATCAAGGTCGGGGACAATAAGGCTGAGGTAGTAGGCGTAGCCCGCGCTACAAGCGGCAACAAGAAGGGCGACCGTCCACCCGATGCGTCGCTTCGCCCGAACATCCATGACTGCCCCCTTCCGCCTCTAGTCTTCATTAAATCGACCCACAAGAAATAGGCTTCTTACGGATCCGTCACGGCGGCATTCATCTTACATGACAACTCGAACACCTAGGCTCTCTCGCAAAGACGGCATGCTTCATCACTATTGCAATTGAATTCAAGTTAAACCCTGACACTAGTAGCAGCCCTGATACGGCTGAGCTTCCGACGTGCTCGGGCAGGCCCACCACAGGACACCACTGAGCCCCGTCCCTGGTTCCTGCCCCAGGCTCACCCCTGACCTGCTGGCTTCCAGCCCAGTCAGGCTCGGCATCGACCACGGACCGGCCAAGCACCTACCTTCACCCCGCACCTTTTGATCGCGGAGCTCGGCAACGAGGCCGGCCTTCATGCTGCTCACCTACCTTCTCCCCACTTGATCTAGCGGTCTCACCAGATTCGGCGCGCGCGCAGCGCCGCTCGCGCCTGTGCCAGCACCACGGTCGGTGGCACCGCGGCGGCCACCGCAGCTGCATGCTCGGCTCGCCGGACCAAGGCTGCAGCCGCCGCGTCCGCCGACCGCTGCGCGGCCGCGGCCCGGCTGGCGGCCACCGGCCCGGCAAATCCCCGCCAGGGCGCCAGCCGCCAACGCAACCACGCCGCTGGGTAGGCCACTGCCCGTGCCGGCCGCACGCACCCGTCGACCAAGACGCCTCGTCGACGTCGCTCGGCGGCAGTGCGATCGGCGTAGTCAACCTCGACCGGCGAGGAAGGCACCGACGACGGGGGCCTGGCGGTGTAGGTGCGGGCCTTGCCATCCGGGGTGTGGTCGATGGCCCACACGAGGTCCTCCACGCCCCAGCCTTCCGTTACGAAAGCCCGGATGACCGAGGCCACAGCCGCCACCGACAGCGGCCGTAGATCCAGCGATCGGGTCCGCAGATGTTCGGCCACCGCCACCAACGCAACACGACGCTGACCGCGGGTGGGTTGCCTGCCAGGGCTGGAGGCCCTGGCAGCGTCTGAGTCGGTGTTAGGGCTGAGAGGGTCGGCAATTTGCAACCCACCCCTCGCCATCTGGGCTGCTTTTCCTGCCGCAGACTCGGGAGGTGCCGTGGTGGTAGTCGACGTTGACGATCTCCACGGCTTTCCAGCGACTGGTCTACGCGCGCTCGCGCGTGCGGGGTTGTTCTTCACACTCTCCCTACGGGAGAGGTGGGGGGGGGTCTCAAGTCTGTGAACGATGGCTTGGGGAGTACTAACCTGCGCTGATCTCTGGCCGGGTGTCGCGGTGGGGCGGTAGTGCCCACTCTGGTTCTGGTCGCTCTGGCGACCCTGCTCCACGTCGCCCGCCTGCTGGGCACATTCAGGAACGGGATTGGGTAGGGGCTCGGTCAGCAGGTACACCGCCGCGCGGTTGCCCTGAACCGGCACCGGAGCCGGGCGGTCCCGACGCGGGCGGGGCTGAGGGCGGAACTGCTCGGTGGAGCCGTTCTCCAACGTCACCAGCAGCCGCTGGGTGTGCAGCCACGCCAGCACCCGCGCCACCGTGGCCCGGGAGTACTCACTGGCCTCGATGAGCACCGGCCACGTGGGCGCGGTAGTGGAGTCGGTCCGTGCCGCCAGCGCCAGCACGGCGGCCACCTCGAGGACGGTGCGGGCCCGGTCCGCGCGCAGCCCCGCCACTGCTGGGTGACCCCGCACCGTGCGCAGCCACCCCGGGGAGCGCAGTACCCGCGCACCCGCACGGGCGGCCACCAGCCGGTAGGACACCGTGCACGGCCCCGTACGACGGCGAGCTCCTCGACGACCCCGCGGGCAACCGCGACGTCGACCCGACACCTGCACAGGAGCCGGGGACAGCGTCAACGCGCCCTGCGTGGCCACCGGATGAGCGGCGGCGCCAGCAGCCTGAACAGAACTGGTGCCGTTATCGGTACCGGCGAGGGGGAAGGGGACGGCGCCTCGACGCGCCTGGGGAGCCACTACCGGTGGCTCTCACCCGACCGACCATCTGATCGACAACGTGGCCAAGAGGTGACATCTGGTGGCGCCACTCGCGCGCACGGGCCTGCGTTGCGTACTCTCATGGTGACCGCTCTCCGAAGCCGCAATTCGGTGGGTGGAGGAAGGTCTCGGGGTTGGCGCCCCGGGGCCTTCCGGCTTTCCGGCCCTCGCGGGCCGTGCACCCCCTCGGTGCTCGTCCGCGGGGGCCGAGTCGTAGATGGTGCGGTGCTGACCATAGCGACCCGGTGCATGCTGCGGCAGGACCAGGGCACACGCTGCGTCCCATCACCTCTACCAGCGGTCACCAGAGGTCACGTCATCGGGCTGTCCCTCTCGGCCTCGACGTCCTCCCGCTCGATAGCCCGACGGTGCAACTGCACCAGGTGGGCCAGGAAGTCCTCCTGGCTCATGGCCGAGGAGGACGCAGCGTCGACCTCCTCCTCGGCGGCGGCTTCAGCGGCCCGCTCGGCCAGCAACTCCTCCACTGCGGAGGTCTTCATGGCCTCGACGGGGTCGCGTCCCTCGGCGATGGCAGCGGCAACCATGGCCTCGGCGATCCGCTGCTGCAGCTGCGCCAGCAGAGCCGCGGGCGAGCGCTCGCCGGGGTCATGGGGCTGGGCCTCGGAGACGGGTTCGGTACTCATGGCGGGGAGTCTTCATGCGGTGGCCAGGTGCCGGTAGATCCGGCGCGGCTGTCCCCGAAGGTCGCCGCAATCTGGGCGACAGGTGGGGTCGCTGGCGTCCTAGAGCGATGAAACAGCGAGCGGCTTCCAGTTCGATGACTGGAAGCCGCTCGCTGTTTTATCGGCTGTTGTGTCGGGACTTAACCCAGACGCGAAGTGCCGCCAATCCGACGCCGATCGCTAGAGGTATTGCGAGGATAGAGGCGATACTTAGCGCTCCCGCGAAGGCGTCGGCGCCACCACCGGTCGTCACTAGGTTTCCGTACCCATCAAGCATCATGCCCTGCACCTGGCCCTTCATAGTCAGAGTGCGTTGGTGACACTGTACTTGTCCTTCCCGAGGAAGAAGATGAGCTTACCCTGGTACTGCCGGAGGGTCTGACCACCCGCACTCTGGGTGATCTTTGCGACCAGTGCAACCTGTGCGTCACCGTTCGGGCTTTCGGTCATCCGGATCTTCTGCAGATCCAGGTTGTCCCAAGAGGCTGCTCGAGTAGTGATGTCGGGGTATCCAGCAAAACTGATCTTGTCGTACGTTCCCTTCAGGATCTGGAAATCAGTCCGGAAGGATGCCGAGACGATGGGGTTGGCGCCGCGTACCACGCACCCCCTGTAGGTCGAGTACCCCGACCCCGAGTTGACGCTGCAACCATCGACCGATGCCTGCGGGGAGATGCCTCCACTGGTGGCCTTCGGCTGCTCGACCTGAATGATCGATACAGAACCATCTGCATAAACCGAACGCGTAGTCTTGAATCCATTGGCCACATTGGTCGTCGTCGAAACCGGAGCGGCTCCGGTCGTCGCATCCAGAGCCTTTCCGGCCTTCATCTTCGCAATCAGGCCATCCTGAGTTGCTGCCGAGATTCCGTTATCGCTCATCCACTGTCGGACGTCCTTCTCACCATCAAGAGGGGCGCTTGCGACTGATCCGCCGGCCGCGCTCGATGCAGATGCCGAGGAAGCCATCGCAGGAGAAACCGATCCCGCAATCACCGCTGCAGCGAAGGCTGCTGACATCGCGACACGAAGACTGCTTCGCATGTGGGCCACCTCACAATAGTGTTTCAATTTCGACACGCCAATTAGCCCTGTCGAAGCTTTGCGAGATGGACTGTAGGGAAGATTATTTGGGCGAACAACCTCCCCGGGTAGCATGATCTACTCATACCCGGGGATGACAAGAGCAGCCCGCTTCAGGCGAAAAGTTTAGGCTGC from Quadrisphaera setariae encodes:
- a CDS encoding adenylate/guanylate cyclase domain-containing protein — translated: MPLADDLSRAVAAILAKPFSQRVGRVVPTTHDVGFGEAVKVKATFLYADLKDSSGLVKACQAATVGKVLRVYLDAAARLVKRNGGEIRSFDGDRIMAIYIGPGAANRSVQTALQLKWACENLLQPQLEKRFVAIPKAKWKVQPATGIATGEALMVRGGVRRHSDLVSVGLAPNLAAKLSDIRSPAAHLKIDGPTHYLLTPPLSGERSAIRWTRPRPMAMAGVQHPYYATTAMQAL
- a CDS encoding Pycsar system effector family protein, encoding MADWTGRVDAKASFALAAESAAIGVVLKLREAPGPYSGLPDGPAEWLYWAGIACLSAAILCALLVVRPRLRARHLRAEAPENFLYFGHLRYWEPDALQRKLTDQSMLAPLCTNIINASKVAWVKHRCVQASLTLTVPASGFLVAAALLDT
- a CDS encoding relaxase/mobilization nuclease domain-containing protein, translated to MAGNVPGRWQDQAVMIDETVAARPGVVKGIWRTSLRAAPQDRVLSDGEWGQIATGYISAMGLTEHPWTATRHGEDHIHLTVSRVSWAGTVASLSHDFTKAQTACRSIEVAHQLIDASARYDRARPQISHGERERGQRLAAQTADRAAAPGRDGSSEGSRQLLGGGERERLRELVGTATALAAASGRGREGFEEHLTRSGVLFRANVASTGRVSGYSYGLDGHVDAGGTQVFFKGSQLGKDYTWAATSALLTQPGEQPSGKPAIGVALKEGQGPVPEPVRETGSKPGQTPTQNPAHGLGEQSQRERLLVEHHAVVAHRQQLTRDRITAQSSHRGALSALEAARRALEVASRSHREASADWQQLAREVERTAVAVATAIAAGQELSAARRAREQLAAPWAVLGGRPTAAAQRAAVLLEAQRAQEDAQAREVAGRARMTHAEGAVGAARQQVTAAQAEADRTGQVAAQAAVREQRATGQLTAWEVEQAQHAPPSPLQQALDRARGHHPGAGQPGPWRQPPGPSRGSGPSR
- a CDS encoding ParA family protein, which encodes MRSEQPSRLVMPVLNLKGGTSKTTSAVFLAHVLHESGYTVALVDADPQASSADWSRSAPEPFPFLVLPMATPRLHEQLHDHLPPEVDAVVIDTPPLADRAHVVVSALRVATLAVVPTAPTPLEYGRLAAVRETLDQAGGMRYATQRTYAPVPAAVLLTRTVANAGSTAAWREQIRADGWWCLRAQVGRLELFAQAAGDNITRATDTAYGDAMIELLEGQG